From the genome of Seriola aureovittata isolate HTS-2021-v1 ecotype China chromosome 6, ASM2101889v1, whole genome shotgun sequence, one region includes:
- the rx1 gene encoding retinal homeobox protein Rx1: MHLSLDTMSMVDDSCLSPSNFHEMGKGGGFAAGGRVHSIDVILGFSKDQDPLLSPAGASGPHKVDIEGLAESGKQQEPSSHPSYSGHLSSLRNGSTEQQQQYHDTGLFTNKCDEELSELRKSADSDEGKSPEPCKDDQPKKKHRRNRTTFTTYQLHELERAFEKSHYPDVYSREELAMKVNLPEVRVQVWFQNRRAKWRRQEKMDASTMKLHDSPMLSFNRPAPVHTSMGPMTNSLPLDPWLTSPLSSATPVHSIPGFMGPPQGLQPSYPSHSFLNSTPHPPHPPHPPHPPHPHPHSHPHPSMSQGMQSMAPPPYQCPAPYPDKYPLEDVDQRSSSIAALRMKAKEHIQSMDKTWQPM; this comes from the exons ATGCATTTATCACTGGATACCATGAGCATGGTGGACGACAGCTGCCTCTCACCCAGCAACTTCCACGAAATGGGGAAAGGTGGGGGCTTCGCTGCAGGAGGCCGCGTCCACAGCATTGATGTCATTCTCGGTTTCAGTAAAGACCAGGACCCCCTGCTCAGTCCTGCTGGGGCCTCAGGACCTCATAAAGTGGACATAGAGGGCCTGGCAGAGTCTGGGAAGCAGCAGGAGCCCTCGTCACACCCGTCCTACAGTGGGCACCTCTCGTCTCTGAGAAAtggcagcacagagcagcagcagcagtaccaTG ATACTGGCTTATTCACAAATAAGTGCGACGAGGAACTCAGTGAGCTGAGGAAGAGCGCCGACAGTGATGAAGGAAAGTCTCCGGAGCCTTGCAAGGACGATCAGCCCAAGAAGAAACACAGGCGCAACCGCACCACCTTCACCACCTACCAGCTGCATGAGCTGGAGCGTGCCTTTGAGAAGTCCCACTACCCAGACGTGTACAGCCGAGAGGAGCTGGCCATGAAGGTGAACCTCCCTGAAGTCCGAGTTCAG GTCTGGTTCCAGAACCGCAGAGCTAAATGGCGTCGGCAGGAGAAAATGGATGCCAGCACCATGAAGCTCCATGACTCTCCCATGCTGTCTTTCAACCGCCCGGCACCAGTTCACACCAGCATGGGTCCAATGACCAACTCCCTCCCTTTGGACCCCTGGCTGACCTCTCCCCTGTCCAGTGCCACACCGGTCCACAGCATCCCAGGCTTCATGGGTCCACCTCAAGGCCTCCAGCCCAGCTACCCCAGCCACAGCTTCCTCAACTCcactcctcatcctcctcatcctcctcatcctcctcatcctcctcatcctcatcctcactctCATCCTCATCCGTCCATGAGTCAGGGGATGCAGAGCATGGCCCCTCCTCCTTACCAGTGTCCAGCACCGTACCCCGATAAATACCCTCTGGAGGACGTGGACCAGCGCAGCTCTAGTATTGCTGCACTGAGAATGAAAGCAAAGGAACACATCCAGTCTATGGACAAGACCTGGCAACCCATGTGA